One region of Salvia miltiorrhiza cultivar Shanhuang (shh) chromosome 3, IMPLAD_Smil_shh, whole genome shotgun sequence genomic DNA includes:
- the LOC131015540 gene encoding uncharacterized protein LOC131015540 isoform X1 — translation MYDGCRLLVEMETCAKRPSYSLSWCYREYFEEFFGLIMERLKNKCREFFLSRGCLGCCTKPPLVISVDEPSKGLKIQGQRVKKHSLTEDFWSPSSGDMDNSAFPSHRSVSSISTSNQTLDTHSSTGGTSNSSEFVNHGLLLWNQTRQQWVGSKGSQKPGQAQEPKLSFNATYESLLGTNKPFPQPIPLTEMVDFLVDVWEQEGLYD, via the exons ATGTATGATGGGTGCCGGTTGCTTGTAGAGATGGAAACTTGTGCGAAAAGGCCTTCGTATTCTCTCTCGTGGTGTTATAGAGAGTACTTTGAAGAATTCTTCGGGTTGATTATGGAAAGGTTGAAGAATAAGTGCAGGGAGTTTTTCCTT AGCAGAGGTTGTCTTGGATGTTGTACCAAGCCACCGCTTGTAATTTCCGTGGATGAGCCATCGAAGGGGCTCAAGATTCAAGGCCAACGCGTGAAGAAACACAGTTTAACAGAGGACTTTTGGAGCCCCAGTTCGGGTGATATGGACAACAGCGCCTTTCCATCTCATAGAAGTGTCTCATCAATCAGCACTTCGAACCAAACACTTGATACTCACAGTAGCACAGGTGGCACAAGCAACTCCTCCGAATTCGTAAATCATG GGCTTCTTCTTTGGAACCAAACAAGGCAGCAGTGGGTAGGAAGTAAAGGATCCCAAAAACCGGGACAAGCGCAAGAGCCTAAACTGAG TTTCAACGCGACTTATGAGAGTTTGCTCGGGACCAATAAGCCGTTCCCTCAACCCATCCCGTTGACG GAAATGGTGGATTTCCTAGTTGATGTGTGGGAGCAAGAAGGGCTTTATGATTGA
- the LOC131015540 gene encoding uncharacterized protein LOC131015540 isoform X2, protein MHGSRGCLGCCTKPPLVISVDEPSKGLKIQGQRVKKHSLTEDFWSPSSGDMDNSAFPSHRSVSSISTSNQTLDTHSSTGGTSNSSEFVNHGLLLWNQTRQQWVGSKGSQKPGQAQEPKLSFNATYESLLGTNKPFPQPIPLTEMVDFLVDVWEQEGLYD, encoded by the exons AGCAGAGGTTGTCTTGGATGTTGTACCAAGCCACCGCTTGTAATTTCCGTGGATGAGCCATCGAAGGGGCTCAAGATTCAAGGCCAACGCGTGAAGAAACACAGTTTAACAGAGGACTTTTGGAGCCCCAGTTCGGGTGATATGGACAACAGCGCCTTTCCATCTCATAGAAGTGTCTCATCAATCAGCACTTCGAACCAAACACTTGATACTCACAGTAGCACAGGTGGCACAAGCAACTCCTCCGAATTCGTAAATCATG GGCTTCTTCTTTGGAACCAAACAAGGCAGCAGTGGGTAGGAAGTAAAGGATCCCAAAAACCGGGACAAGCGCAAGAGCCTAAACTGAG TTTCAACGCGACTTATGAGAGTTTGCTCGGGACCAATAAGCCGTTCCCTCAACCCATCCCGTTGACG GAAATGGTGGATTTCCTAGTTGATGTGTGGGAGCAAGAAGGGCTTTATGATTGA
- the LOC131015540 gene encoding uncharacterized protein LOC131015540 isoform X4, whose translation MDNSAFPSHRSVSSISTSNQTLDTHSSTGGTSNSSEFVNHGLLLWNQTRQQWVGSKGSQKPGQAQEPKLSFNATYESLLGTNKPFPQPIPLTEMVDFLVDVWEQEGLYD comes from the exons ATGGACAACAGCGCCTTTCCATCTCATAGAAGTGTCTCATCAATCAGCACTTCGAACCAAACACTTGATACTCACAGTAGCACAGGTGGCACAAGCAACTCCTCCGAATTCGTAAATCATG GGCTTCTTCTTTGGAACCAAACAAGGCAGCAGTGGGTAGGAAGTAAAGGATCCCAAAAACCGGGACAAGCGCAAGAGCCTAAACTGAG TTTCAACGCGACTTATGAGAGTTTGCTCGGGACCAATAAGCCGTTCCCTCAACCCATCCCGTTGACG GAAATGGTGGATTTCCTAGTTGATGTGTGGGAGCAAGAAGGGCTTTATGATTGA
- the LOC131015541 gene encoding EIN3-binding F-box protein 1-like, giving the protein MSKVFDFSGDNEFFMFQNPKGSIPFVSLGSHVDVYFPPRKRSRISAPFVVTEDPKELPSIEVLPDECLFEIFRRLGGGEERSACASVSKRWLMLLSSISADEICGSIAQTVESEVVSDCKKADEQPAKPKEKVEIKSDDEECVDVDPQGYLSRCLEGKKATDVRLAAISVGTASRGGLGKLSIRGNASTRRLTDLGLKVVSRGCPSLRALSLWNLSCVGDEGLSAIATGCRSLEKLDLSHCPAITDKAMIAVAMNCPNLRSVTLESCSSIGDESLKALGRHCPNLECVMLKNCALVGDQGVAGLFSSAGHVLTKASLQGLNVSDVSLAVIGHYGSAMTALALGGLDNVNERGFWVMGKGQGLRKLRSLSIASCQGVTDAGLEAIGKGSPDLKVFSLRRCALVSDNGVVSLAKAASSLASLKLDETHRITQCGVFGILASCGGLKALAVSNCLGLKDMNFGFPLNSLCTSLRSLAIHNCPGLGDSGLSMVGRLCPKLTHVDLRGLQGVTDAGLLPLVQRPEAGLSKVNLSGCVNLTDNVVAEIANLHGETLEILNLERCSSITDVSLMSIATNCSVLRELDVSGCRVTDSGVALLARAEQLSLRVLSLAGCSLVSDTSFPSLKTLGRTLVGLNIQLCHGISSAAVNLLLEQLWRCDILS; this is encoded by the exons ATGTCTAAAGTCTTTGATTTCAGTG GTGATAATGAGTTCTTTATGTTCCAAAATCCCAAGGGATCGATCCCCTTTGTGTCTCTTGGGAGTCATGTGGATGTGTATTTTCCTCCACGCAAGAGATCTCGAATCAGTGCTCCCTTTGTTGTTACTGAAGATCCGAAGGAGCTGCCTTCGATTGAAGTGCTCCCTGATGAGTGCCTGTTTGAGATATTCAGACGCCTTGGTGGAGGCGAAGAGAGGAGCGCCTGCGCCTCTGTATCCAAGCGCTGGCTCATGCTTTTGAGCAGCATCTCCGCGGATGAGATATGTGGCTCTATTGCTCAGACCGTGGAATCTGAGGTCGTATCTGATTGTAAGAAGGCTGATGAGCAGCCTGCTAAGCCTAAAGAGAAGGTTGAAATCAAGTCTGATGATGAGGAATGTGTAGATGTCGACCCTCAGGGTTATCTGTCGAGATGCTTGGAAGGAAAGAAGGCCACGGATGTGAGATTGGCCGCCATTTCTGTTGGAACTGCGAGCCGTGGAGGTTTGGGGAAGCTATCTATTCGAGGGAATGCTTCCACGCGTAGGTTGACAGACCTTGGGCTGAAGGTTGTGTCGCGTGGCTGCCCTTCTTTGAGAGCTCTTTCTCTGTGGAACTTATCTTGTGTTGGTGATGAAGGGCTGTCTGCAATTGCGACTGGTTGTCGTTCTCTTGAGAAGCTAGACCTCTCCCATTGCCCGGCTATCACTGACAAGGCCATGATTGCAGTTGCAATGAACTGCCCCAATCTGAGATCAGTTACACTAGAGTCTTGCTCGAGCATTGGTGACGAGAGCTTGAAAGCTTTGGGCCGCCACTGCCCGAATCTAGAGTGCGTGATGCTTAAAAACTGCGCCCTAGTTGGCGACCAGGGTGTCGCTGGTCTGTTTTCTTCGGCTGGCCACGTCCTAACTAAGGCTAGTCTTCAGGGGCTCAATGTCAGCGACGTGTCTCTTGCTGTGATCGGGCACTATGGGAGTGCGATGACTGCTCTTGCACTCGGTGGCCTCGACAATGTGAATGAGAGGGGCTTCTGGGTCATGGGCAAGGGTCAAGGCTTGCGAAAGCTGAGATCTTTATCGATTGCTTCTTGCCAAGGAGTTACTGACGCGGGTCTTGAAGCTATCGGTAAGGGCAGCCCGGATTTGAAGGTGTTTAGCCTCCGGAGATGTGCTCTTGTGTCCGACAATGGAGTCGTGTCGTTAGCCAAGGCTGCTTCATCGCTTGCGAGCCTGAAGCTCGACGAGACTCATAGGATCACTCAATGTGGGGTTTTCGGCATCCTTGCTAGCTGTGGAGGTTTAAAGGCTCTTGCTGTGTCCAATTGCTTAGGGCTTAAAGACATGAACTTTGGATTCCCATTGAATTCTCTCTGCACTTCTCTACGATCGTTGGCTATCCATAACTGCCCGGGGCTCGGTGATTCCGGCTTGAGCATGGTGGGCCGGTTGTGCCCTAAGCTAACCCACGTGGATCTCCGCGGCCTTCAAGGAGTAACGGATGCGGGCCTGCTGCCTCTCGTGCAGAGGCCGGAGGCTGGTCTGTCGAAGGTTAACCTGAGTGGATGCGTTAACCTAACTGACAACGTGGTTGCCGAGATCGCTAACCTCCACGGGGAAACTCTCGAGATTCTGAATCTTGAGAGATGCAGCAGCATCACTGATGTGAGCTTGATGTCAATCGCAACGAACTGCTCTGTTCTTCGTGAGCTGGACGTCTCCGGCTGCAGGGTGACGGATTCCGGTGTCGCCCTCTTGGCTAGGGCCGAGCAGCTGAGCCTGCGGGTGCTCTCCCTCGCGGGCTGCTCGTTGGTCTCGGACACGAGCTTTCCGTCGCTGAAAACTCTGGGCAGGACTCTGGTGGGGCTGAACATCCAGCTCTGCCATGGAATAAGCTCTGCTGCTGTTAATCTTCTTCTTGAGCAGCTATGGAGGTGTGACATACTTTCTTAA